A region from the Brassica napus cultivar Da-Ae chromosome C8, Da-Ae, whole genome shotgun sequence genome encodes:
- the LOC106412164 gene encoding actin-related protein 4-like, with the protein MFGGDEVSAIVFALDSYTCKAGYTGKDAPKGRVFPSVVWAVDGVVAMDMDVDVDSSKTNSNSKDSKSEKEKGKRNLYVGSQALNYRKDHMEILSPIKDGIVSDWDLETDGRRSGVVLEMAEEEDATEKRS; encoded by the exons ATGTTCGGCGGAG ATGAAGTGTCAGCTATAGTGTTTGCCTTGGATTCGTACACTTGCAAGGCTGGCTACACCGGCAAAGATGCTCCCAAAGGCCGTGTTTTCCCTTCC GTTGTTTGGGCAGTAGATGGAGTAGTGGCAATGGATATGGATGTCGATGTTGATTCTTCAAAGACAAATTCAAATTCCAAGGATTCAAAGTCTGAAAAGGAGAAGGGTAAACGTAATCTCTATGTTGGATCTCAAGCCTTGAATTACCGCAAGGATCATATGGAG ATCTTGTCACCTATCAAAGATGGTATTGTTTCTGATTGGGATTTGGAGACtgacggaagaagaagcggAGTGGTGTTGGAGATGGCCGAGGAAGAAGACGCGACGGAAAAAAGAAGCTGA
- the LOC125591772 gene encoding uncharacterized protein At2g29880-like, whose amino-acid sequence MHIYIKSVTWRRAYKTDRIRASIISFICQITFQTMGDPKDVKGKGQYHSWSGPEHKLLLRLLVDAINQGFRDASGKFNKLTVESRILTTLQQEVGSKKTYGQYKNRMKILKGRYQVFADFLRCSSGFGWDSETKKITADDEVWKVYLQAHPNNKYLRDDSFEDFEELRTIFEQNTATGQNAVGLGDSVDAGSYQFEENEKTNDNDFVHVIDEGGGIEHQQTCEPSSRKSIGEKLSHRKKARTDAYNSERVCEEVTEISSQIFDMIQKRWVKEAEEKEAEDKANNVWDAIKEIPDLDDDLRYEAMTLVHTLGMKSGFVNMSITDRCGWIKRNLRKPSG is encoded by the exons atgcacatatatataaaatcagtaACATGGAGAAGAGCTTACAAAACTGATAGGATACGAGCATCAATCATCTCTTTTATTTGTCAAA TTACCTTCCAAACAATGGGAGATCCAAAAGACGTAAAAGGTAAAGGTCAATACCACTCATGGTCTGGACCTGAGCACAAGTTGTTATTGAGGTTACTAGTGGATGCAATCAATCAAGGTTTTCGTGATGCCAGCGGCAAATTCAACAAACTGACGGTCGAATCCAGAATACTAACAACTCTACAACAAGAAGTTGGATCTAAAAAAACCTACGGTCAGTATAAAAATAGGATGAAAATCTTGAAGGGTAGGTACCAAGTGTTTGCAGATTTTCTTCGTTGTAGTTCTGGTTTTGGGTGGGACTCTGAAACGAAAAAAATCACAGCAGATGATGAAGTATGGAAGGTCTATCTGCag gctcatccaaataataaatatttgcgTGATGATTCGTTTGAAGATTTTGAAGAGCTAAGGACTATATTTGAACAGAATACTGCAACTGGGCAGAATGCTGTGGGACTAGGTGATTCTGTTGATGCAGGATCCTATCAATTTGAAGAGAACGAGAAGACAAATGATAATGATTTTGTCCACGTGATAGATGAGGGAGGAGGAATAGAACACCAGCAAACATGTGAACCTTCATCAAGAAAAAGCATTGGAGAAAAGCTTTCACATAGAAAGAAAGCTAGGACGGATGCATATAACTCGGAAAGGGTTTGTGAGGAAGTTACAGAAATCAGTAGCCAAATTTTTGACATGATTCAGAAAAGATGGGTGAAGGAAGCTGAAGAAAAAGAAGCTGAAGACAAAGCTAACAATGTTTGGGATGCTATCAAGGAAATTCCTGACTTGGATGATGATTTGCGTTATGAGGCGATGACCCTTGTTCACACCTTAGGCATGAAATCTGGTTTCGTGAATATGTCCATAACAGATCGTTGTGGATGGATTAAAAGAAATCTCCGTAAACCAAGTGGCTGA